In Maridesulfovibrio sp., a single genomic region encodes these proteins:
- a CDS encoding MauE/DoxX family redox-associated membrane protein, whose product MNMRSFPRIILGIVFIVASVGKIVDPVAFAEIIRNYQLVPDIAICPLAFFLPWLEFTCGAMLVCDVLSKTATTILIIMLLVFIGALSANLYRGIDVACGCFSTDASSSSNMLETIIRDVVLLVVAGLAVKFKSSEA is encoded by the coding sequence ATGAATATGAGGTCGTTTCCACGCATAATTTTAGGGATCGTTTTTATTGTAGCCAGTGTCGGAAAAATTGTTGATCCGGTAGCGTTTGCTGAGATTATCCGTAACTATCAACTCGTTCCGGACATTGCTATCTGTCCGCTGGCATTTTTTCTGCCCTGGCTTGAGTTCACGTGCGGAGCCATGCTGGTCTGCGATGTGCTCAGTAAAACTGCAACGACAATTTTAATCATTATGCTGCTGGTTTTCATCGGCGCACTTTCCGCCAATCTGTACCGGGGAATAGACGTGGCCTGCGGATGTTTTTCAACTGACGCATCCTCAAGCTCAAACATGCTGGAGACCATAATTCGTGATGTTGTCCTGCTTGTTGTTGCGGGGCTGGCCGTTAAATTCAAGTCTTCAGAAGCCTAG